One window of Nitrospirota bacterium genomic DNA carries:
- a CDS encoding AtpZ/AtpI family protein has protein sequence MSFSKKSASGGKEKKEFLRLLLVVSTVGINLVVATFIGLAIGYYLDKLFGTSPWLTIIFLIIGIAAGFRNLFRVALKERNNGNSEKGR, from the coding sequence ATGAGTTTTTCCAAAAAGTCTGCCTCTGGCGGGAAAGAAAAAAAAGAATTTCTTCGCCTTCTCCTGGTAGTAAGCACAGTCGGGATAAACCTTGTCGTAGCAACCTTTATTGGCCTCGCAATAGGCTACTATCTTGATAAGCTTTTCGGCACCTCGCCGTGGCTGACCATAATCTTTTTAATCATAGGCATTGCAGCAGGATTCAGAAATCTTTTCAGGGTCGCCTTGAAAGAAAGAAACAATGGAAATTCTGAAAAGGGTCGTTAA
- a CDS encoding ATP synthase subunit I, translating to MEILKRVVKRSLIVLIILSVLSVFFFDWKIPLSILIGGALGIVNLRGLIWGIEGLLHGPKAKIAIVFSSLTRLFILSLIIFLVIKFDIANIFGLLAGLTVVFVILPLEGFLSERKKDWST from the coding sequence ATGGAAATTCTGAAAAGGGTCGTTAAGAGGAGCCTTATAGTCCTTATTATACTATCAGTCCTTTCTGTCTTTTTCTTTGACTGGAAAATCCCGCTCAGCATACTCATTGGAGGTGCATTGGGAATTGTAAATCTCAGAGGACTTATATGGGGCATTGAAGGGCTTCTTCATGGGCCAAAGGCAAAAATAGCCATAGTATTTTCCTCTCTGACAAGGCTTTTTATACTTTCCCTCATCATATTTCTTGTGATAAAGTTTGACATAGCTAACATCTTCGGACTACTTGCTGGCTTAACTGTGGTATTCGTAATACTACCGTTAGAAGGGTTCTTATCTGAAAGGAAAAAAGATTGGTCAACCTGA
- a CDS encoding threonine ammonia-lyase, translating to MVNLKDIEDTRKKINEFIHHTPLIFSNSFSRLTGRDVYLKAENLQKTGSFKVRGAFRKLLGIKNARKIITASMGNHAQGIAFAAASLGFKAKIAMPITAPIIKSEATRAYGAEVVFYGRNYSDSLSYAVKQKGYIFIHSFDDPEIIQGQGTVGLEVTEDLKDMDTVVVPVGGGGLISGVAIAIKEKKPKVKVIGVQAEAAISAYLSFRKKKIVEHIPEPTIADGIAVGRAGEITMPIINRYVDDIVTVSEEAIARAILLFLERKKLIVEGAGATPLASMLEEKIKTKKGRVVLIVSGGNIDVNVLDRIILKGLSASGRIAILEIILSDTPGSLASLTDSIASRNANILNILHDRLSGDLPLGKTRVTIELETRGFKHIDEIVDFLSNKGFNVKSCMERAVAKPL from the coding sequence TTGGTCAACCTGAAAGATATTGAGGACACAAGAAAAAAGATAAACGAATTTATCCACCATACTCCACTGATATTTTCTAATTCCTTCAGCCGTCTAACAGGCCGTGACGTTTATCTTAAAGCAGAAAACTTACAGAAAACAGGGTCATTTAAGGTAAGGGGCGCCTTTAGAAAACTCCTGGGCATTAAAAATGCCAGGAAGATAATAACAGCCTCTATGGGAAATCACGCTCAGGGCATTGCCTTTGCAGCAGCCTCTCTCGGCTTCAAGGCAAAGATAGCTATGCCCATAACTGCTCCAATCATAAAAAGCGAGGCAACACGGGCGTACGGCGCTGAGGTTGTATTCTATGGCAGGAATTATTCTGATTCTCTATCCTATGCGGTGAAACAAAAAGGCTATATCTTCATACACAGCTTTGACGACCCTGAGATAATACAGGGCCAGGGCACGGTTGGCCTTGAGGTCACCGAGGACCTGAAAGATATGGACACAGTTGTGGTGCCTGTTGGCGGAGGCGGTTTAATATCCGGAGTAGCAATTGCAATAAAAGAAAAAAAACCAAAGGTCAAGGTTATTGGCGTTCAGGCAGAGGCAGCAATTTCAGCTTATCTTTCCTTCAGGAAAAAGAAAATAGTTGAGCATATCCCGGAACCTACCATAGCAGACGGGATTGCAGTCGGCAGGGCAGGTGAAATAACCATGCCAATAATAAACCGTTACGTTGATGACATTGTGACAGTGTCTGAAGAGGCCATTGCCAGGGCAATCCTTCTGTTCCTTGAGAGAAAGAAACTCATCGTAGAGGGTGCTGGCGCTACACCTTTAGCATCCATGCTTGAAGAAAAAATTAAAACAAAAAAGGGGAGAGTTGTCCTGATTGTCAGCGGAGGAAACATTGATGTCAATGTCCTGGACAGGATTATACTCAAGGGCCTTTCAGCCTCAGGCAGAATTGCTATCCTGGAAATAATCTTAAGCGATACCCCCGGCTCCCTTGCCAGCCTGACAGATTCAATTGCTTCAAGAAACGCCAATATTCTTAATATCCTTCATGACAGGCTTTCAGGAGACCTGCCGCTCGGAAAGACCAGGGTTACAATAGAGCTTGAGACCAGGGGATTTAAACATATTGATGAGATCGTGGATTTTCTAAGCAATAAAGGCTTCAACGTAAAGTCATGCATGGAAAGGGCTGTTGCCAAACCCTTGTAG
- a CDS encoding glucose-6-phosphate isomerase, whose translation MITLDFTNIMQEAIGPEGLKPEDIDALKEQIKDVHREISGTKWPAFAFLDLPYQDLSELSKIGEDIRKTSEYFMLLGIGGSALGPKALLDSLKPFYNLKHTPKIFIYDNVDPDTLTSILSIIDLRKTTVNVITKSGSTVETMASFLILMDRLKKANKENYKHWIVATTDPEKGILREVAREEGFRTLSIHPDVVGRYSVLSPVGLLPAAIAGIDVKGLLDGAKDMLEKCKAEDPWKNPAYMAGALMYLMGQQKGKSISVLLPYSDRLKSFSEWYCQLWAESLGKEGLGQTPYPSIGTTDQHSQLQLWMEGPKDKVITFIRVESSSDDITIPDKDIPALSYLKGHSLGGLIKAEQEATELCLTKAKRPNMRITIPRVDAYYLGQMFLFFELVTAFTGLLYRVNPFNQPGVEEGKNLTYGILGREGYEDKRREAVMYKGKMQNLKYKI comes from the coding sequence ATGATAACTCTGGATTTTACAAATATAATGCAGGAGGCTATTGGCCCTGAGGGATTAAAACCCGAAGATATTGACGCACTTAAGGAACAAATAAAAGATGTCCACAGAGAGATTTCAGGAACTAAATGGCCGGCGTTTGCATTCTTAGATTTGCCCTATCAAGATCTGTCGGAACTTTCAAAAATAGGAGAGGACATCAGAAAGACCTCAGAGTATTTTATGCTCCTCGGCATTGGCGGCTCTGCCCTCGGACCAAAGGCACTGCTCGATTCTTTAAAACCTTTTTATAATTTAAAGCACACCCCAAAGATATTTATATACGACAATGTTGACCCTGATACCCTTACTTCAATTCTCTCAATAATTGATTTAAGAAAAACAACAGTAAATGTTATTACAAAATCTGGAAGCACTGTTGAGACCATGGCGTCTTTTCTAATCCTCATGGACAGACTGAAAAAAGCTAATAAAGAAAATTATAAGCACTGGATTGTTGCTACTACAGACCCTGAGAAGGGAATTCTGAGGGAGGTTGCCAGGGAAGAGGGTTTCAGGACACTTTCAATACACCCTGATGTTGTAGGGCGTTATTCTGTGCTTAGCCCTGTCGGCCTTCTCCCTGCCGCAATAGCCGGCATCGATGTTAAGGGCCTGCTCGATGGCGCAAAAGATATGCTTGAAAAGTGCAAAGCAGAAGACCCATGGAAAAACCCTGCTTATATGGCAGGAGCCCTCATGTATCTCATGGGGCAACAAAAAGGCAAAAGCATTTCTGTGCTCCTTCCATATTCAGACAGGCTTAAGTCTTTTTCAGAATGGTACTGCCAGTTATGGGCTGAAAGCCTCGGAAAAGAAGGTCTTGGCCAGACACCATATCCATCAATTGGAACCACTGACCAGCATTCACAGCTTCAGTTATGGATGGAAGGCCCGAAGGACAAGGTAATAACCTTTATAAGGGTAGAAAGTTCCAGTGATGACATTACCATTCCCGATAAAGATATCCCTGCCCTGAGTTATTTAAAAGGGCACAGCCTCGGAGGGCTCATAAAAGCAGAGCAGGAGGCAACAGAACTCTGCCTCACAAAGGCCAAAAGACCTAATATGCGGATAACCATTCCACGGGTTGATGCATATTATCTTGGCCAGATGTTTTTATTCTTCGAACTTGTAACCGCCTTTACCGGCCTGCTTTATAGGGTCAACCCATTTAATCAGCCAGGCGTAGAAGAGGGAAAAAACTTAACCTATGGAATACTGGGACGTGAGGGTTATGAGGACAAGAGGCGTGAAGCAGTCATGTATAAAGGAAAAATGCAAAATTTAAAATACAAAATTTAA
- the pyrE gene encoding orotate phosphoribosyltransferase: MDNKARLISYIKEHSFEYSDRPIFKLSSGKMSNFYFNLKKTTHSAEGQYLIGNIVFDKIQELNLKPKAIGGPTMGADPIAFATAHCSYQRQNPIDAFVIRKEPKPHGMMLQIEGNVRAGDNVIIVDDVVTTGQSTIRAVEVAKNAGLNIIAVIIFLDRCEQNGRENIEKSGYPVYSILTIKDFIPHL; this comes from the coding sequence ATGGACAACAAAGCACGGTTAATCTCTTACATCAAAGAGCATTCTTTCGAATATAGCGACAGGCCAATCTTTAAACTATCTTCAGGGAAGATGAGTAATTTTTACTTCAACCTAAAAAAGACCACTCACTCTGCAGAAGGCCAATATCTCATTGGCAACATTGTTTTCGATAAGATTCAGGAGCTTAATTTAAAACCTAAGGCCATTGGTGGACCAACCATGGGAGCAGACCCGATTGCCTTTGCAACTGCGCACTGTTCTTATCAGAGGCAGAATCCGATAGATGCTTTTGTTATAAGGAAAGAACCAAAGCCTCATGGCATGATGCTTCAGATAGAGGGAAATGTTAGAGCAGGAGATAATGTCATTATTGTTGATGATGTGGTTACTACCGGGCAGTCTACTATCAGGGCCGTAGAGGTTGCTAAGAATGCTGGATTAAATATAATAGCTGTTATTATTTTTCTTGACAGGTGCGAGCAGAATGGCAGAGAGAACATCGAAAAATCAGGCTATCCTGTATATTCTATCCTGACAATCAAGGACTTTATCCCGCATCTTTAG